The proteins below come from a single Rosa rugosa chromosome 2, drRosRugo1.1, whole genome shotgun sequence genomic window:
- the LOC133729163 gene encoding BTB/POZ domain-containing protein At1g30440, with protein MACMKLGSKSDAFHRQGQAWFCTTGLPSDVVVEVGEMSFHLHKFPLLSRSGVMERLISEASEEGEETCNINLPDIPGGAKTFELVAKFCYGVKLELTASNVVYLRCAAEHLEMTEEYGEGNLITHTESFLNQVVLRNWKDSLKALQTCDDILPYAEELNITKRCIESLATKASTDPNLFGWPVKEHGGPMQSPGGSVLWNGISTGARPKKSSSDWWYEDASTISLPLYQRLISVMESRGIKQEIIAGSITSYAKKYLPGLSRRQGTSESSTRLAPASLGSPPSEEDQKLLLEEVDRLLPLQKRLVPTKFLFGLLRTAMILRANPSCISNFEKRIGMQLDQATLEDLLMPNFSYSMETLYNVDCVQRILDHFLAMEQIAGGASPGSVEDGQLIGSPSLTPVTMVAKLIDGYLAEVAPDVNLKLPKFQALAAAVPEYARHLDDGLYRAIDIYLKSHPWLAEAEREQLCRLMDCQKLSLEACTHAAQNERLPLRIVVQVLFFEQLQLRSSIAGCFLVSDNLDGSRQLRNGFSGFSGSNEGGGWATTVRENQVLKVGMDSMRMRVSELEKECSNMRQEIEKLGKVKGSSTWGNVSKKFGFKIKSQMCSAQEGSVSKQLDGNEKVEKLKERHGKQKKASLKDE; from the exons ATGGCTTGCATGAAATTGGGATCTAAAAGTGATGCGTTCCATAGACAAGGACAGGCCTG GTTTTGCACCACTGGGCTTCCTagtgatgttgttgttgaagttGGAGAAATGTCATTCCATCTTCATAAG TTTCCTTTGCTCTCAAGAAGTGGGGTCATGGAAAGATTGATTTCAGAAGCatctgaagaaggagaagaaacatGCAATATAAACCTCCCTGATATTCCTGGTGGGGCTAAAACATTCGAATTGGTAGCCAAGTTCTGCTATGGGGTGAAACTTGAACTGACTGCTTCAAATGTTGTATACCTCCGATGTGCTGCTGAGCACCTTGAAATGACTGAAGAGTATGGGGAAGGCAATTTAATCACCCACACGGAGTCCTTTCTCAATCAAGTAGTTCTTCGAAATTGGAAAGATTCTCTGAAGGCGCTTCAAACATGTGATGATATTCTCCCTTATGCTGAAGAACTTAACATTACAAAACGATGCATTGAATCACTAGCCACAAAAGCATCTACTGATCCTAATCTGTTTGGGTGGCCTGTTAAGGAGCATGGAGGCCCCATGCAAAGTCCTGGCGGGAGTGTCCTGTGGAATGGGATAAGTACaggagcaagacccaaaaaatCAAGTTCAGATTGGTGGTATGAGGATGCGTCAACCATAAGCTTGCCTCTATATCAGAGATTGATTTCCGTCATGGAATCTCGTGGCATCAAACAAGAGATTATTGCAGGGTCCATCACTTCTTATGCTAAAAAGTATCTTCCTGGGCTAAGTCGGCGTCAAGGAACTAGTGAGTCTAGTACCCGTCTTGCACCAGCATCTTTGGGCTCCCCACCATCCGAAGAAGACCAGAAGCTCTTACTTGAAGAGGTGGATCGGCTACTTCCATTGCAGAAGCGTCTAGTCCCAACCAAATTCCTATTTGGTCTACTTCGGACAGCCATGATTCTTCGAGCCAACCCATCCTGCATCTCAAATTTCGAGAAAAGGATTGGTATGCAGCTTGATCAAGCTACTCTGGAAGATCTTTTGATGCCGAACTTCTCTTATTCCATGGAGACACTCTACAATGTCGATTGTGTACAACGTATATTAGACCACTTCCTTGCCATGGAACAGATTGCAGGTGGGGCATCTCCAGGTTCGGTCGAGGATGGCCAGCTGATTGGGTCACCTTCATTGACACCAGTCACAATGGTAGCCAAACTCATTGATGGATACCTTGCAGAAGTTGCTCCTGATGTTAATTTGAAGCTCCCCAAGTTTCAAGCTTTGGCTGCTGCTGTTCCTGAATATGCCAGACACTTGGATGATGGTCTCTATCGAgctatagatatatatttaaaG TCGCACCCATGGTTGGCTGAGGCGGAAAGAGAACAGCTCTGCAGGTTGATGGACTGCCAGAAGCTTTCCTTGGAAGCTTGCACTCATGCTGCCCAGAATGAGAGGCTACCGTTAAGAATAGTTGTTCAAGTTCTCTTCTTTGAGCAGCTTCAACTTAGATCTTCAATTGCCGGCTGCTTTCTGGTTTCAGACAATCTTGATGGATCAAGGCAGTTAAGAAATGGGTTCTCTGGCTTTTCGGGGTCTAATGAGGGAGGAGGTTGGGCGACCACTGTGAGGGAGAATCAGGTTTTGAAGGTCGGGATGGATAGTATGAGGATGCGTGTATCCGAGCTTGAGAAGGAGTGTTCCAACATGAGACAGGAGATCGAGAAGTTAGGTAAGGTAAAAGGTTCTAGCACGTGGGGAAACGTATCAAAGAAGTTTGGGTTCAAGATCAAGTCCCAGATGTGCAGTGCTCAAGAGGGATCTGTTAGCAAACAGCTAGACGGAAATGAAAAAGTTGAGAAATTAAAGGAGAGGCATGGGAAGCAAAAGAAAGCCTCCTTAAAAGATGAATGA
- the LOC133729164 gene encoding zinc finger protein CONSTANS-LIKE 5-like: protein MGLQAGWTLPGLTPKPCDTCKSSPSAVFCRADSAYLCLTCDSKIHCANKLASRHQRVWMCEVCEQAPAAVTCNADAAALCVTCDADIHSANPLSRRHERVPVEPFLDSAESIVKSTSAAGLNDAVSPLKNEDADSLLIPNLNFSAKFIDALDIKPGDMFFPEMESLFELDYPNPIQNSSSGMDSVVPVQPDPIPPPPVVNQPPHENCFDIDFCRNKLSSSFSYPAQSISQSVSSSSLEVGVVPDGNSLSEKERGLMYETGTSWGGPGE, encoded by the exons ATGGGACTTCAAGCCGGTTGGACCCTGCCGGGGCTCACCCCCAAGCCCTGCGACACCTGCAAGTCATCGCCGTCGGCCGTCTTCTGCCGCGCCGACTCGGCCTACCTCTGCCTGACCTGCGACTCCAAGATCCACTGCGCCAACAAGCTCGCGTCGCGCCACCAGCGCGTGTGGATGTGCGAGGTCTGCGAGCAAGCTCCGGCCGCCGTCACGTGCAATGCCGACGCCGCCGCCCTCTGCGTCACGTGCGACGCCGACATCCACTCCGCCAATCCGCTCTCGCGTCGCCACGAGCGCGTCCCCGTGGAGCCGTTCCTAGACTCGGCCGAGTCCATCGTCAAATCCACCTCGGCTGCTGGCCTCAACGACGCCGTTTCGCCTCTTAAAAACGAAGACGCCGATTCTCTGCTCATTCCCAACCTGAATTTCAGCGCCAAGTTCATTGATGCTCTCGACATCAAGCCCGGGGATATGTTCTTCCCGGAAATGGAATCGTTATTCGAACTCGATTACCCGAACCCGATCCAAAACTCCAGTTCGGGTATGGATAGCGTGGTTCCGGTTCAACCCGACCCGATTCCACCTCCTCCTGTCGTCAACCAACCCCCTCATGAAAATTGCTTCGACATTGACTTCTGCAGAAACAAGCTCTCTTCCTCCTTCAGTTATCCAGCTCAATCAATCAGCCAAAGC GTCTCGTCGTCCTCCTTAGAGGTGGGAGTTGTTCCCGACGGAAATTCATTGTCCGAGAAAGAGAGGGGGCTAATGTATGAGACGGGGACCAGCTGGGGGGGACCAGGGGAGTGA